In one Alphaproteobacteria bacterium genomic region, the following are encoded:
- a CDS encoding FAD-dependent oxidoreductase produces the protein MSDKKLPETARVVIVGGGVMGCGLAYHLAHEGWTDVVLLEKAELTSGSTWHAAGQITYSTSSFGLGKCVDYNVGLYAGKLEEETGQSVTWHGCGSFRLAYTEDEMDWLRHTLSVGRALGFNIELVGKDHIRRHHPFYNLDGVLGALHTPDDGHVDPSGVTQAMATGARQLGVKIIRRCRATNITQLPSGEWQVDTEQGTIRCEHVVNAGGTYARQMGEWSGLQLPMTSMTHHYFVTDTVPEFLELDHELPVIRDDREVSGYIRMEQKSGLIGIYEKENPNTVWEDHCPWEAENELFDADYDRVMPWLENALERMPIFAELGIKREVHGAISHPPDGNPLIGPAPGVRNYWCCCGTQIGIGWGPGLTRELARWMVHGAADISMREFDPRRFGDYATKEWQVIKAKEDYCLRHEIPFPHFNRLAGRPIKPSALYDRLKQKGAVFEEVYGHERPRWFAAEGVEQRDHYSFRRTVVHDMVGAEVKAVRERVGIMDISAFTKIEVSGPDAAGQLDRLIANRLPRKIGGIALTHFLNEAGRIELEATIVRMEEDRFYLVCAAFFEQRLLDHLARHAGEADLTVRNLSADWNALALNGPKARDVLARCTDAPLSNADFPWLQAREIPVAGQRLWAFRLSYAGELGWELHIPRDAALAVYDALWSAGESYGIADYGSFAMNAMRMEKGFKGAGELTNEVTLPEADVMRFVRLDKDFVGKAATERSAAGTLPWICAYLEIEPDSQVDGHGGEAVMMGDRVVGSTASVAYGHSIGKILAFAYVKPEAAKPALDLTVVIHGKPRAARVLSAPAYDPESLLPRADALEAAAE, from the coding sequence ATGTCGGACAAGAAGCTGCCGGAGACGGCGCGCGTGGTGATCGTCGGCGGCGGCGTCATGGGCTGCGGCCTGGCCTATCACCTGGCCCATGAGGGCTGGACCGATGTCGTCCTGCTGGAAAAGGCGGAGCTGACCAGCGGATCGACCTGGCACGCAGCGGGCCAGATCACCTATTCGACATCCAGCTTCGGTCTCGGCAAATGCGTCGACTACAATGTCGGGCTCTATGCCGGAAAGCTGGAGGAAGAGACCGGTCAGTCGGTCACCTGGCACGGCTGCGGCTCGTTCCGGCTGGCCTATACCGAGGACGAGATGGATTGGCTCCGCCACACGCTGTCCGTCGGGCGGGCCCTGGGCTTCAACATTGAGCTGGTCGGAAAGGACCATATCCGCCGGCATCATCCCTTCTATAATCTCGACGGTGTATTGGGCGCCCTCCACACGCCCGATGACGGCCATGTCGACCCGTCCGGTGTGACTCAGGCGATGGCGACCGGTGCACGGCAACTGGGCGTAAAGATCATCCGCCGCTGCCGCGCGACGAACATCACGCAACTTCCCAGCGGCGAGTGGCAGGTCGACACCGAGCAGGGCACGATTCGCTGTGAGCATGTCGTGAATGCGGGTGGGACCTATGCCCGCCAGATGGGCGAATGGTCCGGGCTGCAATTGCCCATGACCTCCATGACCCATCATTACTTCGTCACCGACACCGTGCCGGAATTCCTGGAACTCGACCACGAACTGCCGGTCATTCGCGATGACCGCGAAGTGTCCGGCTACATTCGGATGGAGCAGAAATCGGGCCTGATCGGAATCTATGAGAAAGAGAACCCGAATACCGTCTGGGAGGATCATTGCCCCTGGGAGGCGGAAAACGAGCTGTTCGACGCCGACTACGACCGGGTCATGCCCTGGTTGGAAAATGCACTGGAACGCATGCCGATCTTTGCCGAACTGGGCATCAAGCGGGAAGTCCACGGCGCCATCAGCCACCCGCCCGACGGCAACCCGCTGATCGGCCCGGCGCCCGGTGTCCGGAACTACTGGTGCTGCTGCGGCACGCAGATCGGTATCGGCTGGGGCCCCGGACTGACACGGGAACTGGCGCGCTGGATGGTGCATGGCGCGGCGGACATCTCCATGCGCGAATTCGACCCGCGGCGCTTCGGCGACTACGCGACCAAGGAATGGCAGGTCATCAAGGCGAAGGAAGATTACTGCCTGCGCCACGAAATCCCGTTTCCACATTTCAACCGGCTCGCAGGGCGGCCGATCAAACCGTCCGCCCTTTATGACCGGCTGAAGCAGAAAGGTGCGGTGTTCGAGGAAGTCTACGGCCATGAACGCCCCCGCTGGTTTGCGGCCGAGGGCGTGGAACAGCGCGATCACTACTCCTTCCGCCGAACCGTCGTGCACGACATGGTCGGGGCGGAAGTGAAGGCCGTCCGCGAGCGGGTCGGCATCATGGACATTTCCGCGTTCACCAAGATCGAAGTCTCCGGACCGGATGCGGCCGGCCAGTTGGACCGGTTGATCGCCAACCGGCTGCCGCGCAAGATCGGCGGCATCGCACTGACGCATTTTCTGAACGAGGCGGGTCGGATCGAACTTGAAGCGACCATTGTCCGAATGGAGGAGGATCGCTTCTACCTGGTCTGCGCCGCCTTCTTCGAGCAGCGCCTGCTGGACCATCTGGCCCGCCATGCCGGGGAGGCCGACCTGACCGTCCGGAACCTGTCAGCGGACTGGAATGCGCTGGCCCTGAATGGCCCGAAAGCCCGCGATGTCCTGGCGCGCTGCACCGACGCGCCACTCAGCAACGCCGACTTCCCCTGGCTGCAGGCACGCGAGATACCGGTCGCAGGGCAGAGACTCTGGGCGTTCCGCCTGTCTTACGCCGGTGAGTTGGGATGGGAGTTGCATATCCCGCGCGACGCGGCGCTAGCAGTCTATGACGCATTGTGGTCCGCGGGAGAATCCTACGGCATCGCGGATTACGGCTCCTTCGCCATGAATGCGATGCGCATGGAAAAGGGGTTCAAGGGCGCCGGCGAACTGACCAACGAGGTCACACTGCCGGAGGCGGATGTCATGCGTTTCGTGCGCCTGGACAAGGATTTCGTCGGCAAGGCGGCGACAGAGAGAAGCGCCGCCGGAACACTGCCCTGGATTTGCGCTTATCTGGAAATAGAGCCCGACAGCCAGGTCGACGGCCACGGCGGCGAAGCGGTCATGATGGGTGACCGAGTCGTCGGCAGCACCGCATCCGTCGCCTATGGCCATTCCATCGGGAAAATCCTGGCCTTTGCCTATGTAAAGCCGGAAGCCGCAAAACCCGCTCTCGACCTGACCGTTGTGATCCATGGCAAGCCCCGCGCGGCCAGGGTCCTGTCCGCGCCCGCCTATGACCCGGAAAGCCTCCTGCCTCGGGCCGATGCGCTGGAAGCGGCTGCGGAATGA
- a CDS encoding mandelate racemase/muconate lactonizing enzyme family protein, producing MKSGIKITGLSAWIVPLTSHVAYHMASGKSCETVETVVIRLRMDDGLEGWGEVCPIPGYLPAYARGVIPALCELAPVLIGSELTGPEAVMARLDAKLKGHRYAKSAVDIALWDLMGKTAGQPLHALLGGRRVPDMPIYHSISCLPPDDMARIARDAHATGIRQFQVKLGVDADWQADVARLRRVRETVGPGPLVYGDWNCGSTRLDAIRVGRAVADLDIMLEQPCETIEECAAVRDATGLPLKLDEAAHDSASLLTAYRLGCLEAVAVKLSKFGGVSAARRARDLCMHLGAKMCIEDTWGSDITTAAVLHLGAASPPELVMNVCDLSHYAAPRLCPGAPVRKNGRIAPPEGPGLGVEPDPGILGTPVLEL from the coding sequence ATGAAGTCCGGCATCAAAATAACCGGGCTGTCCGCCTGGATCGTGCCGCTGACCAGCCATGTCGCCTATCACATGGCGTCGGGAAAGAGTTGCGAGACCGTGGAAACGGTCGTGATCCGGCTGCGCATGGATGACGGGCTGGAGGGCTGGGGCGAAGTCTGTCCGATTCCCGGCTACCTGCCGGCCTATGCACGGGGCGTTATCCCGGCATTGTGCGAATTGGCCCCTGTCCTGATCGGGTCGGAACTGACCGGACCGGAAGCGGTCATGGCAAGGTTGGACGCGAAGTTGAAGGGCCATCGCTACGCCAAATCGGCTGTCGACATCGCCCTTTGGGATCTGATGGGTAAAACCGCCGGACAGCCGCTTCATGCCCTGCTGGGCGGTCGACGTGTCCCGGACATGCCGATCTATCACTCGATCAGTTGCCTGCCGCCCGACGACATGGCCCGGATCGCGCGGGATGCCCACGCTACGGGAATCCGACAGTTTCAGGTCAAGCTGGGCGTCGATGCCGACTGGCAAGCCGATGTCGCCCGCTTGCGCCGGGTCCGGGAGACCGTCGGGCCCGGGCCGCTGGTCTACGGCGACTGGAACTGCGGCAGCACCCGGCTGGATGCCATCCGGGTCGGTCGCGCCGTCGCCGATCTGGATATCATGCTGGAACAACCCTGTGAGACGATCGAGGAATGTGCCGCCGTCCGCGACGCGACCGGCCTGCCGCTGAAACTGGACGAGGCAGCGCATGATTCCGCATCGCTGCTGACCGCCTATCGACTGGGTTGCCTGGAAGCCGTCGCGGTCAAGCTGTCGAAATTCGGCGGCGTCAGCGCGGCCCGGCGAGCCCGCGATCTGTGCATGCATCTCGGCGCCAAGATGTGCATTGAGGACACCTGGGGATCCGACATCACGACCGCCGCCGTTCTGCATCTCGGCGCCGCCAGCCCACCGGAACTGGTGATGAATGTCTGCGACCTGTCCCACTATGCCGCGCCGCGTCTGTGTCCCGGCGCCCCGGTTCGGAAGAACGGCCGGATCGCCCCGCCGGAGGGTCCCGGTCTGGGAGTCGAGCCGGATCCGGGCATCCTCGGAACGCCTGTTCTTGAATTGTGA
- a CDS encoding aminotransferase class III-fold pyridoxal phosphate-dependent enzyme, whose amino-acid sequence MNKLHSQAEWIERARAVLPGGTFGNFPPDIVIREGRGSRVWDEDGKEYIDYLIGSGPMLLGHGHPEVMEAVLEQLPRGMTFFANNAAGIELAEAICDAAACAEQVRYVSSGGEADMYAIRLARAFTGRDKILKFEGGYHGMSAEAQMSLAPERLVNFPQAVPDSAGIPEGVRAEMLIAPFNDIDFVRSLVAEKGDEIAAIIVEPLQRIVPPLPGFLQALRDLCDESGIVLIFDEIVTGFRLAYGGAQEFYGVTPDLCTLGKIIGGGFPLAAVAGRRDVMAHFDKESVGADKWLMQLGTLSGNPVAAVAGLKTMEILRRPGQYDRLRSLGERIMSYAASALDTGGIDHRLVGDSTLFDIVFIDRDVRDYRDVKAADAKANARFNASLRSSGLFKSAGKLYPSLALTEADMVQTEAALKQAARELAD is encoded by the coding sequence GTGAACAAGCTGCATAGCCAGGCCGAATGGATCGAACGCGCCCGCGCCGTCCTGCCGGGCGGAACCTTCGGCAATTTCCCGCCGGACATCGTGATCCGGGAAGGACGCGGCAGCCGGGTCTGGGACGAGGATGGCAAGGAGTATATCGACTATCTGATCGGGTCGGGCCCGATGCTGTTGGGGCACGGTCATCCCGAGGTCATGGAGGCGGTGCTGGAGCAATTGCCCAGAGGCATGACCTTCTTTGCCAACAATGCGGCGGGCATCGAACTGGCCGAGGCGATCTGCGATGCCGCTGCCTGTGCCGAACAGGTTCGTTACGTCTCCTCCGGCGGTGAGGCGGATATGTACGCCATCCGCCTGGCCCGCGCCTTTACCGGACGCGACAAGATCCTGAAATTCGAAGGCGGTTATCACGGCATGTCGGCGGAAGCGCAGATGAGCCTGGCCCCGGAGCGACTGGTAAACTTCCCGCAGGCCGTGCCGGACAGCGCCGGCATCCCCGAAGGCGTCCGCGCCGAGATGCTGATCGCCCCATTCAACGATATCGACTTCGTCCGGTCCCTGGTGGCGGAGAAAGGCGACGAGATCGCCGCGATCATCGTCGAACCGCTGCAACGGATCGTGCCGCCCCTGCCCGGCTTCCTGCAGGCATTGCGAGATCTGTGCGATGAGTCAGGGATCGTCCTGATCTTCGACGAGATCGTCACCGGATTTCGGCTGGCGTATGGCGGGGCGCAGGAATTCTATGGCGTCACGCCGGATCTGTGCACCTTGGGCAAGATCATCGGCGGCGGCTTCCCCCTTGCCGCCGTGGCGGGACGCCGGGACGTCATGGCGCATTTCGACAAGGAGTCGGTCGGCGCCGACAAATGGCTGATGCAATTGGGCACTCTGTCCGGCAACCCGGTCGCCGCCGTTGCCGGCCTGAAAACCATGGAGATCCTGCGCCGTCCGGGACAGTATGACAGGCTCCGCAGCCTCGGCGAACGGATCATGTCATATGCCGCATCGGCGCTTGATACGGGCGGCATCGACCATCGCCTGGTCGGCGACTCCACCCTGTTCGACATCGTCTTCATCGACCGGGATGTCCGCGACTATCGGGACGTGAAGGCGGCGGACGCCAAGGCCAATGCCCGCTTCAATGCCAGTCTGCGGTCATCGGGCCTGTTCAAATCCGCAGGCAAGCTCTATCCGTCACTCGCCCTTACGGAAGCGGACATGGTCCAGACAGAGGCGGCACTGAAACAAGCGGCGCGGGAACTGGCGGACTGA
- a CDS encoding 2Fe-2S iron-sulfur cluster-binding protein, with protein sequence MKSITLTVNGQPVSGSVEPRTHLADFLRGHLGLTGTHLGCEQGVCGACTIMIDGQPGRSCIALAAACDGADIRTVEGFDDDQTMSKLRKAFSERHGLQCGFCTPGMLVTARDIVNRLDTPDESRIRHALSGNICRCTGYQGIVEAISDVVSETKSHTKACQSSVRPLVRPAPDAPPPCFEVAEPKSGARGTAEVSASVSKPVMRVDEDGWTILTLEMKADQRRNALWEVMTDVSTVARCMPGAEVTAIEGDRIEGRLTIRFGPISAGFNGTVNQQIDANARRVTLSGEGTDRKSGTNVQGRLTYALRTEAEERTAVDIEVRFKLTGPLAQFGRSGLVRDFTSRLSSDFARNLGRHLAGEEVATSEGSQLNILSLLWGILRDRLLPGR encoded by the coding sequence ATGAAATCGATAACCCTCACCGTGAACGGGCAGCCGGTAAGCGGTTCCGTCGAGCCCAGGACACATCTCGCCGACTTCCTGCGCGGTCACCTCGGCCTGACCGGAACGCATCTGGGGTGCGAACAGGGCGTTTGCGGCGCCTGTACGATCATGATCGACGGACAGCCGGGGCGTTCCTGCATTGCCCTGGCAGCGGCCTGCGACGGAGCCGACATCCGGACGGTCGAAGGGTTCGACGACGATCAGACGATGAGCAAGCTGCGTAAGGCATTTTCCGAACGGCACGGACTGCAATGCGGGTTCTGCACGCCGGGCATGCTCGTCACGGCGCGCGACATCGTGAACCGTCTCGACACACCGGACGAGTCCCGTATCCGTCATGCGTTGAGCGGAAACATATGTCGGTGCACCGGCTATCAGGGTATTGTCGAAGCGATATCGGATGTCGTGTCCGAGACGAAGTCGCATACGAAAGCCTGCCAGTCCTCGGTCAGGCCACTCGTACGACCGGCGCCCGACGCGCCGCCTCCCTGCTTCGAGGTCGCGGAACCGAAAAGCGGTGCTCGGGGCACGGCCGAAGTGTCCGCGTCGGTGAGCAAGCCGGTCATGCGTGTGGACGAGGACGGCTGGACCATCCTGACTCTCGAGATGAAGGCGGACCAGCGCCGCAACGCTCTCTGGGAGGTCATGACCGATGTGTCGACCGTGGCGCGCTGCATGCCGGGCGCGGAAGTCACCGCGATTGAAGGCGACCGGATCGAGGGGCGCCTGACCATCCGTTTCGGGCCGATTTCGGCCGGATTCAATGGTACGGTCAACCAGCAGATCGACGCCAATGCGCGCCGTGTCACGCTGTCCGGCGAAGGGACCGACCGAAAGAGTGGAACCAATGTTCAGGGCAGGCTGACCTACGCCTTGCGCACCGAGGCCGAAGAGCGGACGGCCGTCGACATCGAAGTCCGGTTCAAACTGACCGGACCGCTGGCCCAGTTCGGGCGATCCGGCCTGGTTCGGGATTTCACCTCGCGCCTGTCGTCGGACTTTGCCCGGAATCTCGGTCGGCACCTCGCCGGGGAGGAGGTGGCGACATCCGAGGGCAGCCAGTTGAACATTCTGTCGCTGCTGTGGGGAATCCTGCGGGATCGACTGTTGCCAGGTCGCTGA
- a CDS encoding FAD binding domain-containing protein: MKPVDFDYAAAETVDHALSQLSSTDIKVISGGQSLGPMLNLRLVRPTGLVGLAGTEALRRIEDGTNALTLGAALRHAEFEDGKVPDPAGGMMRYVAGGIAHRAVRTRGTIGGSLAHADPAADWVTTLTTLDAVLTLRNAEGSREVAMTDFMQGAFTTALRDGEIIEAVRIPKRSDMVRWGYYKICRKVGEFAEAIGALVVDPEQRYCRVVMGATDGAPVVLDGFSRQLAKEGGKALSKLSETVRAALPDATPVSHRQHEVALRRAIQQVYPS, translated from the coding sequence ATGAAACCCGTCGACTTCGACTATGCTGCCGCGGAAACCGTCGATCATGCCCTGTCCCAGCTGTCGAGCACCGATATCAAGGTGATTTCCGGTGGTCAGTCCCTGGGCCCGATGCTGAATCTGCGACTTGTTCGGCCCACCGGCCTGGTCGGGCTGGCCGGGACGGAGGCTTTGCGCCGCATCGAGGACGGGACGAATGCCCTTACGCTCGGGGCCGCCCTGCGCCACGCTGAATTCGAAGACGGCAAGGTTCCGGACCCGGCAGGCGGTATGATGCGTTATGTCGCCGGGGGCATCGCCCACCGTGCGGTCCGGACCCGTGGCACGATCGGCGGATCGCTGGCCCATGCAGATCCGGCGGCGGATTGGGTGACGACGCTGACCACGCTCGACGCCGTTCTGACCCTGCGCAACGCCGAAGGCAGCCGCGAAGTGGCGATGACCGACTTCATGCAGGGCGCGTTCACCACCGCCCTGCGCGACGGCGAAATCATCGAGGCCGTCCGCATTCCGAAGCGATCGGATATGGTCCGCTGGGGCTACTACAAGATTTGCCGCAAGGTGGGTGAGTTCGCCGAGGCAATCGGCGCGCTGGTCGTCGATCCGGAGCAGCGCTACTGCCGCGTTGTCATGGGGGCGACCGATGGCGCCCCGGTCGTTCTGGATGGCTTCTCCCGACAGCTTGCGAAGGAGGGGGGAAAGGCCCTGTCCAAACTATCCGAAACGGTGCGTGCGGCCTTGCCCGACGCCACCCCGGTTTCGCACCGCCAACATGAAGTCGCGCTGCGGCGCGCGATCCAGCAGGTCTATCCGTCATGA
- a CDS encoding xanthine dehydrogenase family protein molybdopterin-binding subunit, with amino-acid sequence MVKDGIGARVIRKEDERHLHGRGRFVSDIAMPGLSDVAFRRSAIAHGKIRRITKPTGMEDRVFTAADLTGVNPIVANSGIPGFKTSDYPALATDKVRFVGECIAMCIAPTRAEAEDVAEAVDLEIEELPAVVDSLAARSPDSPLVHDDWGDNLFLTTAVNGDIDALARTAPVKVSRELNTGRQCMHPMEGKGVLAYWDFQAGQLVVYTSTQVPHMIRTGLSETLGLDQAKIRVIPPDVGGGFGYKCVLQPEEICVAWLAMTLRRPFRWIEDRREHLTAGANSREHHYKLTAYADERGRLLGLDAEVTVSVGAYSVWPFTACLEAAQAGGNLPGPYDFNVYRCKTFSVATNKPPFTPYRGVARPGVCFAIELMIDAIAREVGRDPMDVRAENLVQAAQMPYTNVTGKHYDSGDYPESLRMAAELIDVAGVRKRQAAGEPDGRRIGVGFSTFTEQSAHGTKVFASWGIPLVPGYEQATVRLTPDGSLEIRAGIHTIGQGLETTLSQVAVEELGIAFDSVRVTLGDTASTPYSTGAYASRGMVMAGGAVSRASVELARRIRRIAAHLMQCSEDSVELKDGAICSGNASISFADVGKAWYLRPEQLPDNVDTMGLEVTEGYKPKVDSGVFTYSTHAAVVAVDDETGQVELLDYAVVDDCGRMVNPMIVDGQLIGGAVQGIGTALFEESPYDVQGQPLASTLQDYTLPGAFEIPRMKVGHMESPSPYSAHGMKGVGEGGAIAPPGAIVNAINDALKERGVELTRIPATPERILEALIQAETKSVAEAVA; translated from the coding sequence ATGGTAAAAGACGGGATCGGCGCGCGGGTTATCCGCAAGGAAGACGAACGGCATCTTCATGGGCGGGGCCGATTTGTCTCCGATATCGCGATGCCGGGCCTGTCGGACGTGGCCTTTCGGCGCAGCGCCATTGCGCATGGCAAAATCCGCAGGATCACCAAGCCAACGGGTATGGAAGATCGTGTCTTCACCGCAGCCGACCTGACCGGCGTCAATCCGATCGTCGCGAATTCCGGCATCCCCGGTTTCAAGACCTCCGACTATCCGGCACTGGCGACCGACAAGGTCCGTTTCGTCGGGGAATGTATCGCGATGTGCATCGCGCCGACCCGTGCGGAAGCGGAGGATGTGGCAGAGGCGGTCGATCTCGAAATCGAGGAGCTGCCCGCCGTGGTGGACAGTCTCGCCGCTCGTAGCCCGGATTCCCCGCTGGTGCATGATGATTGGGGCGACAACCTCTTCCTGACGACCGCCGTGAATGGTGATATCGACGCGCTGGCCAGGACTGCGCCGGTCAAGGTTTCGCGCGAACTGAACACCGGTCGGCAATGCATGCACCCGATGGAAGGCAAGGGTGTTCTGGCCTATTGGGATTTCCAGGCCGGTCAGCTGGTCGTCTATACCTCCACCCAGGTGCCGCACATGATCCGGACCGGCCTCTCCGAGACGCTGGGGCTGGATCAGGCGAAGATCAGGGTCATTCCCCCGGATGTCGGCGGCGGTTTCGGATACAAATGCGTATTGCAGCCGGAAGAAATCTGCGTCGCCTGGCTTGCGATGACGCTGCGCCGGCCGTTCCGCTGGATCGAGGACCGACGCGAGCATCTCACCGCCGGGGCGAATTCCCGCGAACATCATTACAAGCTGACCGCCTATGCGGATGAACGCGGCCGGTTGCTCGGCCTTGACGCCGAAGTAACGGTCAGCGTCGGCGCCTATTCGGTCTGGCCATTCACGGCCTGCCTGGAGGCCGCGCAGGCCGGTGGTAACCTGCCGGGCCCGTATGATTTCAATGTCTATCGCTGCAAGACGTTTTCAGTGGCCACAAACAAGCCGCCTTTCACACCCTATCGCGGCGTTGCACGGCCCGGCGTGTGTTTCGCGATCGAACTGATGATCGATGCCATTGCCCGCGAAGTGGGCCGTGATCCGATGGATGTGCGTGCCGAGAACCTCGTCCAGGCAGCGCAGATGCCCTACACGAACGTGACCGGAAAGCACTATGACAGCGGCGATTATCCGGAATCGCTGCGCATGGCCGCGGAGCTGATCGATGTGGCCGGCGTGCGGAAGCGGCAGGCCGCCGGTGAGCCGGATGGCCGCCGGATCGGTGTCGGCTTTTCCACCTTCACCGAGCAATCGGCTCACGGCACCAAGGTCTTCGCCAGCTGGGGTATCCCGCTGGTGCCCGGCTATGAACAGGCGACCGTGCGCCTGACCCCGGATGGCAGCCTGGAAATCCGGGCCGGAATCCACACGATCGGGCAGGGGCTGGAAACAACCCTGTCCCAGGTCGCGGTGGAGGAGTTGGGCATTGCCTTCGATTCGGTGCGCGTGACCCTGGGCGACACGGCCTCTACTCCTTATTCGACCGGGGCATATGCGTCGCGCGGCATGGTCATGGCCGGTGGGGCGGTGTCCCGTGCCAGCGTCGAATTGGCCCGGCGCATCCGGCGGATCGCGGCGCATCTGATGCAGTGTTCCGAAGACAGTGTCGAATTGAAGGACGGCGCCATCTGTTCCGGGAATGCCAGCATCAGCTTCGCCGATGTCGGCAAGGCCTGGTATCTGCGCCCTGAACAGCTTCCCGACAATGTCGACACAATGGGGCTGGAAGTCACCGAAGGCTACAAGCCGAAGGTCGACAGCGGCGTCTTCACCTATTCGACCCATGCTGCCGTCGTCGCGGTGGATGACGAGACCGGGCAGGTCGAACTTCTCGACTATGCCGTCGTGGACGATTGCGGGCGCATGGTGAACCCGATGATCGTCGACGGCCAGTTGATCGGCGGCGCAGTCCAGGGCATCGGTACAGCCCTGTTCGAGGAATCTCCCTACGACGTCCAGGGGCAGCCGCTGGCGTCCACGCTTCAGGACTATACCCTGCCCGGCGCCTTCGAGATTCCGCGGATGAAGGTGGGACATATGGAAAGCCCGTCCCCCTATTCCGCCCATGGCATGAAGGGGGTCGGCGAAGGCGGTGCCATCGCGCCGCCGGGCGCCATCGTCAATGCGATCAACGACGCATTGAAGGAACGAGGGGTCGAACTGACGCGAATTCCGGCAACCCCGGAAAGAATCCTTGAGGCCCTGATCCAGGCCGAGACGAAATCCGTCGCGGAGGCCGTGGCATGA